One Clostridium estertheticum DNA segment encodes these proteins:
- the pxpB gene encoding 5-oxoprolinase subunit PxpB has translation MYEKVKYLTAGDRGLVIEFGDEIEEGINSKIRSLTLAMEREGIKGIIETIPTYRSLMVIYDPMIIELVELIDNVKSIQAKMDEMKLPDAKVIEIPTFYGGEHGPDIEFVAQHNEISIEDVIKIHTSMEYLIYMIGFTPGFPYLGGMNDKIAAPRLQTPRTKIPVGSVGIAGNQTGIYPIESPGGWQLIGRTPVNLYDPYRKEPVLLNAGDYIKFIQIDEVEYKNIEAFEREGKYKVITRARERR, from the coding sequence ATGTATGAAAAAGTTAAGTATTTAACTGCGGGAGATAGAGGATTAGTTATCGAATTTGGAGATGAAATTGAAGAAGGTATTAACTCGAAAATCAGAAGTCTTACACTTGCAATGGAGAGAGAAGGGATTAAAGGAATAATAGAGACTATTCCTACATACAGGTCACTGATGGTAATTTACGATCCTATGATAATAGAATTAGTGGAGCTTATAGATAATGTAAAGTCTATCCAGGCGAAAATGGATGAAATGAAGCTTCCTGATGCTAAAGTTATTGAGATACCAACATTTTATGGTGGGGAGCATGGACCTGATATTGAGTTTGTGGCACAACACAATGAAATATCTATAGAGGATGTAATAAAGATTCATACGTCCATGGAGTATTTGATTTATATGATCGGATTCACACCTGGCTTTCCTTACCTAGGAGGTATGAATGATAAAATAGCGGCACCTAGGCTACAGACCCCAAGAACTAAAATACCTGTTGGAAGCGTAGGAATTGCAGGTAACCAGACAGGTATATATCCTATAGAAAGCCCTGGGGGATGGCAATTAATTGGCAGGACTCCTGTTAATCTGTATGATCCATACAGGAAGGAGCCTGTACTATTAAATGCAGGTGATTATATAAAATTCATACAAATAGATGAAGTAGAATATAAAAATATTGAGGCTTTTGAGAGAGAAGGAAAATATAAAGTAATTACAAGAGCAAGGGAAAGAAGGTGA
- a CDS encoding sodium-translocating pyrophosphatase, with the protein MKLLILAPICSILALAFAGYLAYKVMKEDEGTEQMKKIAAAIRKGADAYLKRQYTGVALFFVVMFVILGILAAFGFLTPFVPFAFITGGFFSGLSGFIGMKIATRANVRTTHAAGKSLNSALKVAFSSGAVMGLTVVGLGLLDISIWYYLLDFFYRDLDAALRIQNITSAMITFGMGASSMALFARVGGGIFTKAADVGADLVGKVEIGIPEDDPRNPAVIADNVGDNVGDVAGMGADLYESYVGSIVSTSALAVAAGLGVKGVAIPMIIASIGVVASIIGTFFVKSGEKTEQKGLLAALRRGVYVSSAIIAILSFFLVWNVLGWEHIGVYCAILSGLIAGNLIGFCTEYFTSDTYKPTKKLAQTTTTGAATVIIGGISLGMMSTFLPVIIVAIAIAASFNFAGGAGDYNMGLYGVGIAAVGMLSTLGITLATDAYGPVADNAGGIAEMTHQDPIVRERTDALDSLGNTTAATGKGFAIGSAALTALALIAAYRDQVEIIVKKENLKFVFDLSILNPQVLIGLFIGGMVPFVFAALTMDAVGKTAQLIVVEVRRQFKEILGLMEGKAEADYATCVDICTKAAQKEMIMPALLAIIIPITVGLLLGVNGVAGLLAGATVTGFVLAVMMANSGGAWDNAKKHIEAGNLGGKGSDCHKAAVVGDTVGDPFKDTSGPAINILIKLLSMVSIVFAAFILKFSIF; encoded by the coding sequence ATGAAATTATTGATTTTGGCCCCAATTTGTTCTATATTAGCACTTGCTTTTGCTGGATATCTTGCATATAAAGTAATGAAAGAAGACGAAGGAACGGAGCAAATGAAAAAAATTGCTGCGGCTATCAGAAAAGGTGCAGATGCCTATTTAAAAAGGCAGTACACAGGAGTAGCTCTTTTCTTTGTAGTTATGTTTGTAATCCTAGGGATACTTGCAGCATTTGGTTTTCTTACCCCATTTGTACCTTTTGCATTTATAACTGGAGGTTTCTTCTCAGGTCTTTCAGGTTTTATAGGAATGAAAATTGCCACTCGTGCAAATGTTAGAACTACACATGCAGCTGGGAAAAGTCTTAACAGTGCCTTAAAGGTTGCTTTTTCAAGCGGTGCAGTAATGGGACTTACTGTTGTAGGTCTTGGACTTCTTGATATTAGCATATGGTATTATTTGTTAGATTTTTTCTATAGAGATTTAGATGCGGCTCTAAGAATTCAAAATATAACAAGTGCAATGATTACTTTTGGAATGGGAGCTAGCTCCATGGCATTATTTGCTCGTGTAGGTGGAGGTATATTCACTAAAGCTGCAGATGTAGGTGCAGATCTTGTTGGTAAAGTTGAAATAGGAATTCCAGAAGATGATCCAAGAAATCCTGCAGTTATAGCTGATAATGTTGGAGACAATGTTGGAGACGTAGCTGGTATGGGAGCAGACCTTTACGAATCCTATGTTGGATCAATAGTATCCACTTCGGCTCTTGCAGTAGCTGCTGGACTTGGAGTTAAAGGTGTTGCGATTCCTATGATTATAGCGTCAATTGGTGTAGTTGCATCTATTATTGGAACCTTCTTTGTTAAATCAGGGGAGAAAACAGAGCAAAAGGGTCTTTTAGCAGCTCTCAGGCGTGGTGTCTATGTAAGTTCTGCAATAATTGCAATACTTTCCTTCTTCCTTGTATGGAATGTACTTGGATGGGAGCACATCGGAGTTTATTGTGCAATATTAAGTGGGCTTATAGCAGGTAATTTAATTGGTTTTTGTACAGAATACTTTACGTCAGATACGTACAAGCCTACTAAAAAACTGGCACAGACCACAACAACTGGTGCAGCCACAGTTATAATTGGTGGTATTTCACTGGGAATGATGTCTACTTTTCTTCCGGTTATAATAGTAGCTATAGCAATCGCAGCTAGTTTTAATTTTGCTGGAGGAGCGGGAGATTACAATATGGGGTTATATGGTGTGGGAATAGCAGCAGTAGGTATGCTTAGTACACTAGGTATAACCTTAGCTACGGATGCTTATGGTCCTGTAGCAGACAATGCTGGTGGTATTGCAGAAATGACTCATCAAGATCCTATAGTTCGAGAGAGAACAGATGCTCTTGATTCACTAGGAAATACTACAGCAGCTACAGGTAAAGGTTTTGCTATAGGTTCAGCTGCTTTAACAGCTCTAGCACTTATTGCAGCCTATAGGGATCAAGTGGAGATTATTGTAAAAAAAGAAAATTTGAAGTTTGTTTTTGACTTGTCAATATTAAATCCTCAGGTTCTTATAGGTTTATTTATAGGTGGAATGGTACCTTTTGTATTTGCGGCATTAACAATGGATGCAGTAGGTAAAACAGCACAACTTATAGTTGTAGAAGTTAGAAGACAATTTAAAGAGATATTGGGTCTTATGGAGGGCAAAGCAGAGGCTGACTATGCAACCTGTGTTGATATCTGTACAAAAGCAGCTCAAAAGGAAATGATTATGCCTGCTCTACTGGCTATTATTATCCCAATAACAGTTGGACTTCTTTTAGGTGTAAATGGTGTGGCAGGACTCCTGGCAGGAGCAACTGTAACAGGTTTTGTACTTGCTGTTATGATGGCAAATTCTGGTGGAGCTTGGGATAATGCCAAAAAGCATATCGAAGCTGGCAACCTAGGCGGAAAAGGATCAGATTGTCATAAAGCAGCTGTTGTTGGTGACACTGTGGGAGATCCATTTAAGGATACCTCAGGTCCAGCAATAAATATATTGATTAAGTTACTTTCAATGGTATCAATAGTATTTGCAGCATTTATTTTGAAGTTTTCAATATTTTAA
- a CDS encoding LamB/YcsF family protein → MRKFVDLNSDVGESFGAYKIGIDEEVLKYVSSANIACGWHAGDPVVMRKTVEIAYNNNIGIGAHPGFFDIMGFGRRNMTVSPDEIKQYTIYQLGALYGFVKAIGGKIQHVKPHGAMYNMATKDGKMACAIIEGIWEVDRDLIVLGPSGSEMVKAAAEKKLKVANEVFADRAYNSDGTLVARSLPGSMITDKNIAISRVIRMVTEGKVTAISGEELDIKADSMCVHGDNPEAVDFVRLIKEELLKARIEIKPLHEFIK, encoded by the coding sequence GTGAGAAAGTTTGTTGATTTGAACAGTGATGTAGGAGAAAGTTTTGGAGCTTACAAGATAGGGATTGATGAGGAGGTACTAAAGTATGTCTCTTCAGCTAATATTGCCTGTGGATGGCATGCGGGGGATCCTGTAGTTATGAGGAAGACTGTAGAAATTGCTTATAATAACAACATAGGTATTGGTGCACATCCTGGATTTTTTGATATTATGGGTTTTGGAAGAAGAAATATGACAGTGTCTCCTGATGAGATAAAGCAGTATACCATATATCAACTTGGAGCATTATACGGTTTTGTAAAAGCAATAGGAGGTAAAATACAGCATGTAAAGCCTCATGGAGCAATGTATAACATGGCAACCAAAGATGGCAAAATGGCCTGTGCAATAATAGAGGGAATATGGGAAGTGGATAGAGATCTGATAGTCCTTGGACCTTCAGGAAGTGAAATGGTGAAGGCAGCAGCGGAAAAGAAATTAAAAGTTGCAAATGAAGTTTTTGCCGACAGAGCATATAATTCTGATGGAACTCTTGTTGCAAGAAGTCTTCCTGGCTCCATGATAACGGATAAGAATATAGCTATTTCAAGGGTAATAAGAATGGTAACAGAGGGAAAAGTCACAGCAATATCCGGAGAAGAATTGGACATAAAGGCAGATTCCATGTGTGTTCATGGAGACAATCCAGAGGCTGTTGATTTTGTACGACTTATAAAGGAAGAGCTATTAAAAGCTAGAATAGAAATAAAACCACTACATGAATTTATAAAATAG
- a CDS encoding penicillin-binding transpeptidase domain-containing protein yields MLKKNFKIILFTAVIIIITALMVVFLTKGDSATQTFDAYKNNWVKKDFKTMYSMLSVKTKETVTEKQFIDKYSAIYSGIGAESISIKVENEDKIKIGNKKNITIPFSIVMNTAAGKLNMQGYQATMVREKVNNKKQWALFTKKQWTIVWDEKMIFPNMEAGDKVRIKLEMAKRGEISDRNGNPLAINAPIVCIGIQPNRFVKNKDSNISQMAKILDIDATVIETKLKANANSEQFVPIINILPSEKVKIAEVMKLEGVIHNKPEGRIYPGGEAFGSLIGYIEPINAEELEKMAGQGYSSVSLVGKAGLEQVHEKRLKGENGATIYISKEVDGKEIQKLIILKKEAKAGENIKLSVDSELQKKIYAGMNKDAGACAALNPKSGEVLALVSSPSYDSNARTTYISNSQSAAWKSAKEPFKNRFKAVYSPGSTFKMITAAIGLDQGKIKPNELINIQGTQWQKDKSWGPHMVTRVSDKVKSVNLQDAFVYSDNIYFAMAALKIGKEEFIKGSSKFGMGEKLPIDYPIANSQVVTDNIKNEVALADTGYGQGQVLMSPLQLALSYSAVVNDGNIMSPTLESFNTKVKSKVWKANAISVGNIKFIKDGLTAVIENPDGTGNLAKINGIALAGKTGTAELKKDAKDTTAENNGWFVCMDTANPQIVVSMLIEDVKNKGDSHYVVPIVKGVMEYYLNKVPK; encoded by the coding sequence ATGTTAAAGAAAAATTTTAAAATAATTCTTTTCACAGCAGTAATCATTATAATAACGGCACTTATGGTTGTGTTTTTAACAAAAGGCGATAGTGCAACCCAAACCTTTGATGCATATAAGAATAATTGGGTGAAGAAGGATTTCAAAACCATGTATAGCATGCTCTCTGTAAAAACTAAGGAAACAGTAACTGAAAAGCAATTTATAGATAAATACTCTGCTATTTATAGTGGAATAGGAGCTGAAAGCATATCAATTAAAGTGGAGAATGAGGATAAAATTAAAATTGGCAACAAAAAAAATATTACTATACCATTTTCCATAGTTATGAATACAGCTGCTGGGAAATTAAATATGCAAGGGTACCAGGCAACTATGGTAAGGGAAAAAGTTAATAATAAAAAACAGTGGGCACTATTTACGAAAAAACAATGGACCATAGTTTGGGATGAGAAAATGATATTCCCCAATATGGAAGCAGGAGATAAGGTTAGGATAAAACTAGAAATGGCAAAACGTGGAGAAATTTCTGATAGAAATGGAAACCCGCTTGCTATAAATGCGCCAATTGTATGTATTGGGATACAACCCAATAGATTTGTTAAAAATAAGGATAGTAATATATCTCAAATGGCTAAGATATTAGATATTGATGCCACCGTTATAGAAACTAAACTTAAAGCTAATGCAAATTCTGAACAGTTTGTACCAATTATTAACATATTGCCTAGTGAAAAAGTGAAAATAGCTGAGGTTATGAAGCTTGAAGGTGTAATTCATAACAAACCTGAAGGTAGAATATATCCAGGTGGTGAAGCCTTTGGGTCATTGATAGGGTATATTGAGCCTATAAATGCTGAAGAACTAGAAAAGATGGCTGGGCAGGGTTATAGCTCAGTGAGTTTAGTAGGTAAGGCAGGGCTAGAACAGGTCCATGAAAAAAGACTTAAGGGGGAAAATGGAGCAACAATATATATATCAAAAGAAGTGGATGGGAAGGAAATCCAAAAGCTTATAATTCTTAAAAAAGAAGCTAAAGCTGGTGAAAATATAAAATTATCAGTAGACTCTGAGCTACAAAAGAAAATATATGCAGGAATGAATAAGGATGCAGGAGCTTGTGCTGCGTTAAATCCAAAAAGTGGAGAGGTTTTGGCTTTAGTAAGTTCACCATCGTATGATTCAAATGCACGGACCACTTATATTTCAAATAGCCAAAGCGCAGCATGGAAAAGTGCTAAGGAACCATTTAAAAATAGATTTAAGGCTGTATATTCTCCAGGATCTACATTTAAAATGATAACGGCTGCTATTGGGTTAGATCAAGGTAAGATAAAACCTAATGAACTTATAAACATACAGGGAACACAGTGGCAAAAGGATAAATCATGGGGACCCCATATGGTTACTAGGGTTAGTGATAAGGTAAAGTCAGTGAATTTACAGGATGCATTTGTATATTCCGATAACATATACTTCGCAATGGCAGCTCTTAAAATAGGTAAAGAGGAATTTATAAAGGGAAGTAGTAAATTTGGAATGGGGGAAAAACTTCCAATAGATTATCCCATAGCAAATTCACAAGTAGTAACTGACAATATTAAAAATGAGGTAGCATTAGCGGATACTGGTTATGGTCAGGGGCAGGTACTTATGAGTCCACTACAGCTTGCACTATCATATAGCGCAGTTGTTAACGATGGAAACATTATGTCCCCAACTTTAGAAAGTTTTAATACGAAGGTAAAGTCTAAGGTATGGAAAGCTAATGCAATTTCTGTGGGTAATATAAAATTCATAAAAGACGGTCTCACTGCAGTTATAGAAAATCCGGATGGTACAGGTAATTTGGCAAAAATTAACGGGATAGCTCTTGCAGGTAAAACTGGAACAGCAGAACTCAAGAAAGATGCCAAAGATACTACAGCAGAAAATAATGGATGGTTTGTATGTATGGATACAGCTAACCCCCAAATAGTAGTATCGATGTTAATTGAGGATGTTAAAAATAAAGGTGATAGTCACTATGTTGTACCTATTGTAAAGGGAGTAATGGAATATTACTTGAATAAAGTACCAAAATAG
- a CDS encoding biotin-dependent carboxyltransferase family protein produces the protein MTIMKILKPGMYTTIQDEGRYNYQKSGMSVAGAMDQFSLRVANILVGNSDGEACLEATIMGPEIKFQGEAMIAVTGANLVPRINNVAVDMWCGVKVSDGDVLSFGTVKSGCRSYISITNGIDVPEVMGSKSTYVKGKVGGFEGRILKAGDEIRIRSSEGSNFDSRVKLPTEFIPSYNKDNMVRVVMGPQDDYFTAEGINTFFNCPYEVTNEADRMGYRLSGTKISHKTGADIISDGITMGSVQVPGHGAPIIMMADRQTTGGYTKIATVITPDINIVGQLKPGDSIRFKAIDIVEAHKIYKKYIRDFHEIRECVAKLRSNKTCTKNFKVRLNNKEFEVVVEEIK, from the coding sequence ATGACAATAATGAAAATACTAAAGCCAGGTATGTATACCACCATTCAGGATGAGGGCAGATATAATTACCAAAAATCTGGAATGTCTGTTGCAGGAGCAATGGATCAATTCTCTCTAAGAGTGGCAAATATTCTTGTAGGAAACAGTGATGGTGAAGCCTGTTTGGAAGCTACCATTATGGGACCGGAAATAAAATTCCAGGGTGAGGCAATGATTGCAGTTACAGGAGCTAATCTGGTCCCTAGGATAAATAATGTGGCTGTAGATATGTGGTGTGGAGTTAAAGTTTCAGATGGGGATGTACTTTCCTTTGGAACTGTAAAAAGTGGATGCAGGAGTTATATATCAATAACAAATGGAATAGACGTGCCAGAGGTTATGGGTAGCAAGTCTACTTATGTGAAGGGAAAAGTGGGAGGTTTTGAGGGAAGGATACTGAAGGCTGGTGATGAGATAAGGATAAGAAGTTCAGAAGGAAGTAATTTTGATAGTAGGGTAAAACTTCCAACTGAGTTTATACCAAGTTATAATAAGGATAATATGGTAAGGGTAGTGATGGGTCCTCAGGATGATTATTTTACAGCAGAGGGTATCAATACATTTTTCAATTGTCCCTATGAAGTTACAAATGAAGCCGATAGAATGGGATATCGTTTATCAGGCACTAAAATTTCCCATAAAACCGGTGCAGACATTATATCTGACGGCATAACCATGGGGTCTGTGCAGGTTCCAGGACATGGGGCTCCCATAATTATGATGGCGGATAGACAAACTACTGGTGGATATACAAAAATCGCAACAGTAATAACACCGGATATAAACATAGTAGGCCAGTTGAAGCCTGGTGACAGTATAAGGTTTAAAGCAATAGACATTGTGGAAGCTCATAAAATATATAAAAAATACATTAGAGACTTCCATGAGATACGAGAATGCGTGGCAAAGTTAAGATCAAACAAAACATGCACTAAAAATTTTAAAGTAAGATTAAATAATAAGGAGTTTGAAGTGGTTGTAGAGGAAATTAAGTAA
- a CDS encoding NRAMP family divalent metal transporter codes for MKNNIHSEEKHINIKKKSNWGVLIGAAFLMATSAIGPGFMTQTAVFTEKYKANLGFIILLTIIVNVVAQLNIWRVIGVSGLRGQDIANKTMPGLGVFLAILICLGGLAFNIGNIAGAGLGINVMFGINSKIGAMISAVIAVIIFTSKEAGKAMDNFTKVLGVLMIIVIGFVAFKTHPPVGQMIARTFVPTKFDFLPFVTLVGGTVGGYITFAGGHRLIDANIIGEENLGEITKSSVIGILIASLMRILLFAAVLGVVVNIGKPLGSENPAAEAFRLGAGNLGYKFFGVVLWSAAITSVVGSAYTSVSFLKTLAPVFEKHTSKFIIGFIAISTIIFLTVGKPVKLLVLAGSLNGLILPIALGIILIASTKKNIVGEYKHSKWLMYTGYIVVVLAIIAGYQSMSGIAALWR; via the coding sequence ATGAAAAATAACATACATTCTGAGGAAAAGCATATAAACATAAAAAAGAAAAGTAATTGGGGTGTACTTATTGGAGCAGCATTCCTTATGGCTACATCTGCTATAGGACCGGGATTTATGACTCAAACTGCTGTATTTACAGAAAAATATAAAGCTAACCTAGGATTTATTATACTACTTACTATTATTGTAAACGTTGTAGCCCAACTCAATATATGGAGGGTTATTGGTGTATCAGGACTTAGAGGGCAAGATATTGCAAATAAGACCATGCCTGGTCTTGGTGTTTTTCTAGCAATACTCATATGTCTTGGGGGACTTGCATTTAATATAGGAAATATCGCAGGAGCTGGCCTTGGTATTAATGTAATGTTCGGTATAAATTCTAAAATAGGTGCTATGATTAGTGCTGTTATAGCGGTTATAATATTTACTTCTAAAGAAGCTGGAAAAGCAATGGATAATTTTACAAAGGTACTGGGTGTGCTTATGATTATTGTCATAGGCTTTGTTGCATTTAAGACTCATCCTCCAGTGGGGCAGATGATTGCAAGGACATTTGTACCAACCAAGTTTGACTTTCTGCCCTTTGTAACGCTTGTAGGTGGAACAGTAGGAGGTTATATAACATTTGCAGGAGGACATAGACTAATAGATGCTAATATTATTGGAGAAGAAAATTTGGGGGAAATAACCAAAAGTTCAGTAATTGGTATACTAATAGCATCATTGATGAGAATACTTCTTTTCGCCGCAGTGCTTGGAGTTGTTGTTAACATAGGAAAACCACTCGGCTCAGAAAATCCTGCAGCTGAAGCGTTCAGACTTGGAGCGGGTAACCTGGGCTATAAGTTTTTTGGAGTTGTACTTTGGTCGGCGGCTATAACTTCAGTGGTTGGATCTGCTTATACATCGGTATCATTCTTAAAAACACTAGCCCCAGTCTTTGAAAAACACACCTCGAAATTTATTATAGGGTTTATTGCAATATCAACAATTATATTTCTAACGGTAGGTAAGCCAGTAAAGTTGCTTGTATTAGCAGGTTCATTGAATGGTTTGATTCTTCCAATTGCCCTTGGAATAATACTTATTGCGTCTACTAAGAAAAATATTGTGGGAGAGTATAAGCATTCAAAGTGGCTTATGTATACGGGCTATATTGTTGTAGTGTTAGCAATTATTGCAGGCTACCAGTCCATGAGTGGAATAGCTGCACTATGGAGATAG